The Sander lucioperca isolate FBNREF2018 chromosome 4, SLUC_FBN_1.2, whole genome shotgun sequence DNA segment CAATATGCGGGAGAATCACTGTGGGAGGAGAGATTTAAAAAGATAGGCAGTGAAAATTGAGCTCAGTGATGACAAGTTGGCCTTAATAGTGTTACTTGAAAACCAAGTTTTTGTTTAAGCCCTAATAAGTCTGAGAGACTCACCACAGTTTTTGAGGGTAAAGAGTGGGTGGCTTGTGGGCAGGGGCTCAGGAACAGTGACGTCTAACCCAGCTCCTGCAATCTGCCCAGTGGACAGAGCCTCATACAGGTCTTCCTGGTTCACCACACCACCTCTGACAAAACAGAATGACCAGAATTACAGACAGCCAGGAAAAACAGATAATGTACTCATGGCCAGATTTGAGGAAACTTGATGTGCATCTTAGTCAAGTCGTTCATTACGAGGATATTCTGTAAAATATGTGTTAAACTCATtcgatgtgtgtttgtgtttaggaTAAGGGTACCTGCTTGTGTTGATAAAGATGGAGGTGTTTTTCATCTTGGAGAAGAGGTCTTTGTTGCAGATCTCCTTTGTTTCCGGTGTTAAAGCACAGCACACAGCCAGGAAATCTGACTGCTTTGCCATCTCGTTGAAAGAGACTAGAACAAGAGACGGTGCCATTGATGTTatcacattaaaataaaaggCTGACAGCAAATTCTCATTACATCATATTTAATTTCTTCGAAATAACAACATACTAGCATATTGAGTATCTCTGAAATCAGGATGTGAAAGGTCTCTTTGACTAGCCAGTGGAGTAAATcattattaaaggtgcagtaggtgaaacttataaaactaactttctgtcatatttgctgaaactgaccctgtgttcgagtagaactacatgaagcaggtaatttaaaaaagaaaatctggctcctctgccaccacctacagcctgtagtgcgatttgcaaaaatccacagctccctattcagatgcaccaatcagggccaggggaggtgtctaactgcgtgtcaattgggctttagcagaaaaggaggagggactgagaagttgttgatgttcaaatttcaagtcctggatcttcccaatcctacctgcAGCACCTTTAAACCACTTCACCATCCACCTTGTTTACAGTGCATGCATTGTGCATGATTATAACTGATATGTTATATGattataacaataaaaaatgacAGACATTTTACTGACCACAAATATATAATGCTTACCATACTCTGCATTAATGATACTGGCCAGCTCAGGCCTGGGGGCCACATCTGTGTAGATGAACTTCTTTACTTTGAAAGGTGCCAGACGCTCAGCGATAGCCACACCTTAGAGCACAAAGACACAGTGTAAGAAGTATTGGATTTACAGAAATGGCAGTTTGATGTTAAGCTAATGTGCGTGTAGTGTTTCGGATAGTCTATGCTCACCAATCCTCCCCAGGCCCAGGATACCCACAGTGCTGTTGGCCAGCTCGTGTCCACACAGCCACAGAGTTCTCCATGTGCCCCAGCCACCACTGacacaagagagacagagaatttaacctttgacctttggtgtgtgtgtgtgtgtgtgtgtgtgtgtgtgtgtgtgtgtgtgtgtgtgtgtgtgtgtgtgtgtgtgtgtgtgtgtgtaacattacGTCTTGGCTTCATGTGTGGCCTCTATGAGTCTCCTGGAGGTAGTGAGCAGCAGAGCCACAGTCAGCTCAGCCACAGCATCAGTCAGAACATCAGGAGTATAACCCACACGGATTCCTctggggaagaaaaaaaaatacacaccaaGTTACACACAATATTATATGCACATGTCAGTCACGCAAGTATACACACAAATCAACCCTTTTATGTGTCTTAAGGAAATAGAAAGATAAGAATCACCttttcttcagctcctccaaaGAGAGATGGTCAAAACCCACAGACATAGTACTGAGGACCTTCAGGTTTGGACCTGCAGGAGTTcaccaaacataaacacacacatacattggagagggctttcatttcattcatcatTCAACTGACTCAAAGACTGTCCTCAGACCTGCAGCATCCAACAACTCTGCATCAATCTTCTCTGTCAGCACGCAGACCAGACCATCAACACCTTTAACCTTCTGCAGGAGCTCTTTCCTGGGTACGGGGACATCATCTGAGTCCCACAGCTCAAACTGCACCCTGGGAAAACATAAACCAGGGCAGAAGATCCAAATAAAATGTTCTTAATTATTCACAGAAAGGAATTAATTGGTTACTAAAGCTTCCGTTAAAGCTCCTACTAAGATATACTGTATCCCAAACTATATCGCTTTATAGAAATACTGGGACTTTAAGGTGCAGTGAGACATTTCTTCATCTCTGCTGTGGCAGAATACTCTTTAGGCTACCAGTCTTATCTGACTGACCTAAGGGCAAACATTAGCAGTCCTGTTTACCCTAAGTAAATGATGAACTTTACAAAGCAGACCATTCAAAAAAGGTATCACAGTCACATCAGGTACATGTATCAGAttctatataaaaaaatatatatatatatattttaagtgACTTAACAGGACTCACTGTCCAGATTCACGGAGGATCTTCAGGCCCTCGGGTGGGATCTGTCGGGTGACATACACCCGTGGCAGGGTTGACATCTTCCTCTGCACGTTGCTTGTTAGACCCCAAGTGATATTTAAAGGAGTAACAGCGATCCACTGGAGCCGACGCAGTGCCATACGACTGCACCACATTTCCAGGAGAGGAGTAAATCTGTGGGCAGGTGAGATGACAGTGTTACTTTCGAGTTCAGAGTctgttgtgtgcatgtgcaggATTTTGGCCTATTTCAGGGGGAGGTTCCTGTGTGGGTCTTTGACCAATATGAGTAGAGGGAGGGTGTCTCTAAAGTCTGAAGTTGAGAGATTTTCtctttcacacaaacactcactcacacacacacacacacacacacacacacacacacacacacacacacatacacacacacagacacatagtgtgtggcactatctttgtggggacccgtcattgacataatgcattccctagccccttaccttaacctcaaccatcacaactaaatgcctaaccttaaccattaccctcaccctaaccataacctaattatattcctaatcctaaaacctagtcttaaccctcaaacagcactttaaatttgtggggtccagcattttgccccccccccccggcttttggaccccacgaatacagttaaacaagaacacacacacacacacacacacacacacacacacacacacacacacacaaacacagagacacaaatatATTAAAGACAGCTGTAGACCTCCCAGAATGGGAGTCAGTAGGATGTAAATGTTTCACTGGCTGTTGACCTTTGTTTctttaaacattgttttgtttctgttctgtCTCTCTGGCTGGGACTGGTTCAGCAATCTGTCTTTACTTTGTCAACTAGCGCTAAGTTTATAAGTTTAATAagtttataaaaaagaaaaaaaaaaatgtaagttaccaaaaaatatacagtatatatatatatatatatatatatatatatattacatattttaaattgttttttgagTATTTGGATTCTGGCATTGATCAATAGcgtgaaaatatattttaaatcatTCTTTAAAACAATGAATAATGGTTTGCTTGCTGACCATTGTGTTTCAGGAATCATATCATTGTACCAATGAGATAAGAAGATTGATGAACAAACAAATGCCTTTGTCGGTATCATCATGAAAATCTAAGAGACACTGCTTACTCAACGACTGATTCTCCTCAGACTGAAAGAGACTGTACCACTTCTTCTTAATGCTGGTTGAGGGAAGCACACTTCAAATCCAAACAGCTAAAATATCCCAAGGCTCATCATCCAGAAACGTTTATAGGATGGCAACCTTTTCTGTCCTATTTTCACACCTCTTTTAATGTCATTCATCCGTACATTGTATCAGAGTACACCCCCAAGTGAACCTTTCTTTCATTTctctttagtttagtttagaacaaacaatagAGTACATTATGCTATACTGTCTTTTCAAGAAATGAGTGTGTGAAATCGAGTACTATTTCAGTAATCTTAGACAAATTAATATGATTGAGAAGATatgagtttatttatttatttatttgtattattagtattagtattagtattttattctattttatttatatattttgaataGTGTACATGTATTAGATATTCTGATCCACACTCCAtaccaagaagaagaagaagaagaagaagaagaagaagaagaaccaCTCGTTTCTCTcatggattctttttttttggatttAGTTTGGATAAATTGATTAGTATAGAAGATCTTTGATTACAGTAAGATAACGGTTTCTCTCTACATGGGGACCATGGATCCATGCACTGCAGGAGTTAACTAACTAACTCCAGAAGATGGCAGTAGTGCAGCCTTGAGGATGCAACCTGCCGTTAAAACCCCCAGAAGAAGACATTCGCACTAGCTCGTCGCGCACACTGACAGGTAGCTACGTATGATTATTTGTCTAATTTTAACAATATTCACAGCGCATTTTTCATATTAATTGGTAGAATGATAATACCTAAAACAGCTGTCGACCCTGGGCAGTTACTCGTAGCCTAACGTACGTGTCATCACTTTTAACGAGTTTATGACAAGTGTCCTCGCCTCCCGGCACCAGGCAGCAGTGGCACTCAGTGCTAGCTAGCTGTAGATGCTAACGTAGAGCTTTCCACAGCAGGTTAAAGAAATCCACCAGCGTTATTAGTAGTTAGTAGCTAACTGTGATCTTTGATTGTTAGAAGACGTCACTTCATTGGTTCAAGGCAGTCACCTTACCTTTGCACGCTGACAGCTAGAATTGAGAGTAACGTTAGTAAGTTAgccatttaacgttagctagcgttaACCTACAACAGGGCGTTGGTTTTAGATTATTACCGGTAACAACCATCACATTTTATGGCTTTGGTAATCACTGTCTGtactcttgttttttttgtaattggtGGGTAGAGGCGTTATCTCAGACAGTTGAATCCCCCCTATCTCCCTCCCAGCATGGCTGCAGACTCAATGGAGATTGACGACTCTCTTTACAGGCAAGTCTAGTTACCTTTTCCCTTACTAAAGCACTTGAAACTGCAGCAGCCGTTACAAGACATGCCATTACAGTACTGTGCTTTATACTACAGTCAACTAAACTACACTGTGTGCTCCTCAATTTCCTTCTTGATATCTCTATCACTTTCCCTCACACTccctcttcctttctttctctctgtctagcCGCCAGCGATATGTGCTGGGAGACAGTGCTATGCACCAGATGGCCCAGTCCTCAGTCTTTCTCAGTGGAATGGGAGGACTGGGAATTGAAATGGGTAGGCTAAATGTCACATTATTGCACAACAGCACTGTAAGATATTTAATACCTTATCACATGATCTTCATTGCCGGTTGTGGATTGACACTAAGCAATTTGACTTCTGGTTTTACAGCAAAGAATATTGTCCTGGCTGGTGTGAAGGTATGCACTCTcactaaatatataaaataatatgattGTCCAATACAGTGACAATATATAATGTTTCAATGTAGAGTGTCTTGAGAATTGGTTTTCCTGTGGCcttatcttgtgtgtgtgtgtgtgtgtgtgtgtgtgtgtgtgtgtgtgtgtgtgtgtgtgtgtgtgtacaggcaGTCACCCTTCATGACACAAAGCAGTGTGAAACCTGGGATCTGGGCTCCAACTTCTTTATCCGCCAAGAGGACGTGTTGAGCCAGAGAAGAAGGTAATACACACCACGACGCTGGACTGTTCTGACTTTAGTCACAATCTGAAATATCATTTACTCATTGTAATCCAGTTTCCTGTAATCCACATACATATGCAAACTCTTTTATTTTATCTCAATCCCTTTGTCTGTCTTTTATCTTATCCACCCTCTTTTACTTTTCAACCACAGGGTGGAGGCAGTGTGCCCTCGGGTCGCAGAGTTGAACCCTTATGTCCACGTAGACATGTCTTCCTCTGCTCTGGCCGACAACACTGATCTCAGCTTTCTTGGAAAGTATCAGGTATTGCTTTTCAGAATCTGTAGGTTGGAGGTTAATGGAGAACTGAAGGTGTGATTCATAGAAGTTACGATAGTTTCCAAGAGAGACCAGATGTCGTGGCG contains these protein-coding regions:
- the grhprb gene encoding glyoxylate reductase/hydroxypyruvate reductase b produces the protein MHTTDSELESNTVISPAHRFTPLLEMWCSRMALRRLQWIAVTPLNITWGLTSNVQRKMSTLPRVYVTRQIPPEGLKILRESGQVQFELWDSDDVPVPRKELLQKVKGVDGLVCVLTEKIDAELLDAAGPNLKVLSTMSVGFDHLSLEELKKRGIRVGYTPDVLTDAVAELTVALLLTTSRRLIEATHEAKTGGWGTWRTLWLCGHELANSTVGILGLGRIGVAIAERLAPFKVKKFIYTDVAPRPELASIINAEYVSFNEMAKQSDFLAVCCALTPETKEICNKDLFSKMKNTSIFINTSRGGVVNQEDLYEALSTGQIAGAGLDVTVPEPLPTSHPLFTLKNCVILPHIASASYTTRNAMSALAANNLLLGLRGETMIKELKL